The Chamaesiphon minutus PCC 6605 DNA window AATAATGGTTTACCACTTTTATCTTTTTGAACTACTGTCGGACGTAATTTGTGCGCGGGGAGAATACTAATTCCGAGCGTGCGCAGAAATGGGGCGAATGGTTCTGGTGTGGTAAATTCAACGCGATCGTCGCCAATTTTTTTAACAGTAGGCAATTTGCGATCTTTACCGATTTTAAGAATGTCGCGGGTATCCGTGGGAATATCATCATTAAAATAGACTTCATTAAAGGTAAATGCGACATCATCGGTAGTTAGTGGCGCACCATCTGACCATTTGAGATTTTTTTTGAGTGTGAAAGCGATCGTTTTTTTGTCTGGGGATAGCGTCCAAGATTCTGCCAGAGCTGGTTCGATTTCTCCTTTACCATTTTCGGTAATTAATCCTTCGCCAACATAACCAAAAATATTGGGAGATTCATTGCTTAAGGCTGGATTGAAAGTTTTGGGATCGCTGAGAATTCCATATACTAACTGATTATTAGTTTGGGCTGAAGAAGATTGAAGCAGCACGCGACAACTACCAATCCCGATCGCGATCGCCAACCCGATCGAAACGATCGACAACCGTCGCCATTTACTTAAGAACATATTTTTTAACATATTGAAAATTTACAATTCTCAGCTATTAATTAATAATACTTCGGATATATAAGATCGGTTCGCAAATATCAGTCACAGCCACAATCAGGAAACCGCGCTGGAGTCCGCCGCTACAAGCTGCGATCTTAAGAATCTACTCATATCTCAATCTAGTACAAAAACATTATTGGTTAGAGTGGATCTGAGGAGATCTCTTGTGACATTGGGGTCAACAGATCGACAACACCTAGATCTCAACTGCGGATCGCTCTACCTCTGTTGCTAACTCCTGAAGACGCTGTTCTCGATCGATTGTTGCTGGACGTGGTGTTAAGTTAAAAGCAGCCAAGATTGTTTGCCAGCGATAAACCCAATCATGTTTGAGCAGAGAGTTGGCAACATTACGACGACGCATTGCTGCTAATTTTCCTGGCTCTGCGTCCAATTCGGCGATCTTGGCAATAATATCTTGACTGTCGGCAGGAACTTCGATGACGACATCTTCCCAATCAAAATATTTTGGAAACATCTCATTAGCTGGCGGCATTCCCAACATAATCGTTCCGGCTGCTGCCCCTTCAAAGTAGCGAAATCCGATTTCTTGTGAGTTCTGTGTGAATACTGGTTCGTTGAATTTAGCAAAATAATTGATACTAAATCGAGTTCTTTTCATGAGACTAGCCAGCATCATCCGGTGTTCGCGAGGATTATCTATTTCTAAAGCTTGTTTTTTGACTGTATCATAGTAGTAAAAAAAATTACTCTTTTGAGCCTGTTCGAGCAACGATCGATGAACTTCAGGCGGTCTCCGACCGAGAGCAATGACATCAATGAGGCGTCCTGGGGGGTTGGGGTAGGGGCAAAACTTGAGAGTATCGGCCCCTCCAGGGAGATAGATAACTGGACGATCGATCGCTTTACTCAATTTATCATTGCACAAATACATACAGGAAAAAATTATATCGAAGTTATGAAATGGTTCTTGTAATAATCGCCAATCATTTAATCCTGTACCATGAAATTCACTCAGCAAACAAGCTTTATAACGACATTTTTCTTGCCAGCCTTGAATTAAATTGATTAATTGCATATCCCAAGCGGTATGTACGATTACCAATAACAAGTCATATTCACTATCGATGACAAACTCTTTGGGGTAAGGCGTGATTTTCGCGGCCAATCGATCGGATCGCCCAATGTATTTTGTCAGCCTATATATCTTCCGCATCAGATTGTGAGTATTGACAGGCGCAAATAAATCGGCATCATCAACATCACAGATTAGATCTTCAAACTCATAACAACCACAACTAGCGGCAGCCAAGTTAAAGCCTCGGCTTGATACAACTAGAATCCGCGCCGATCTCTTGTCAGTGCTATGCTCGATACTGTTAGGCATGAATAAATATTTTGTAAAGGAGCAGGCTAGTCAACTGTCTGATACTTTTTTATAATCTGTATTGGAGTTTAAACTAACAAAATAATAATTAGGTAAATTTAATTATTACAAAATATGTAGGATCGTGCTAATTTTGCGATTTAGTTGTGATCTAGATCCTAGATCGTTCGATTTAAATCAGTTAGAATGATTTTGCCTTAAGCTGTATGTGAGCGCAAACACATGGACACTACTTTCTGGCATGGAAAACGGGTATTGTTAACCGGGCACACTGGTTTTAAAGGTAGCTGGTTGTCGCTGTGGTTGCAGTCAGTTGGAGTTGATTTATGGGGATATGCCTTACAGCCGCCTACAAGTCCGAGCCTGTTTGAAGTCGCTAACGTCGCAGGTGGAATGACCTCTAACATCGGCGATATCTGCGATCTTCAGCATCTGAAGCAAGTGATAGCTGAGTGTCGCCCAGAAATTGCGATTCACATGGCAGCTCAATCGGTGGTGAAATCGTCCTATGTCGATCCAGTGTTGACTTACAACACCAATGTGATGGGCACGGTGAATTTATTTGAAGCAATTAGGCAAGTGGGTGGGGTACGCGCTGTACTGAATATCACCTCAGACAAATGCTATGAGAATCGAGAATGGGTCTGGGGATATCGCGAAAATGACCCGTTGGGCGGTTACGACCCCTACAGTAGCAGTAAAGCTTGTGCGGAGTTGGTGACAACAGCCTACCGCAATTCATTTTTTAATCCTAGCGATTATGCGACTCATGGTGTCGCGATCGCTTCTGCCCGTGCGGGAAACGTGATTGGGGGTGGTGATTGGACACCAGATGGATTAGTGTCGGATATTGTCAAATCCTTGCTCGTAGACAAGCCAGTGGTAATTCGGAACCCGATGGCAACTCGTCCCTGGCAGCATGTTTTAGATGCACTCAATGGCTATCTGACTTTAGCAGAGCATCTATACGACAAGGGGCCAGCATTTGCCGAAGCTTGGAATTTTGGCCCCTACGAATCAGACGTGCAGCCAGTCGGGTGGTTGGTCGATCGACTATTAGCCCAATGGGGCGCAAACTCAACTTGGGAGCAAGATCGAGCGCATCAACCCCACGAAGCTAATGCTCTGAGTTTGGATTGTGCCAAGGCGCGGATGAAATTGGGGTGGAAACCACAGTTATCACTGGACGCAGCTTTAGCACAAATTATTGATTGGACAAAATCTTACCAAGCAGGGGATGACATGCAACAAGTTACTAGAGCATCGATTTATGAATTTATGAATCGATGACGGGGAAGGGGGGCTGATTCGGCTCCGTTCCCTTCATAGAAACCGTTTGAGATTTGTCGAAGAATACACAGCGATGGATACCAATTTTCTCTTTTTACCTCTCTTTGGCGAGATGCTCGATCTAGCAAATAACGAGTATCAAATTGAACAGATAAGATAAACCGCCATGTAATATCATACGTAATATATATTTGGGCAGCTACAGATCGTGCCGATGATACTTAGAATCTCAGGACAAATAATATCATGAATTCATCATTCAAATCATTTGTCAAATCTATTCCGCCCCTGCACAAACTATTGAGGGGAGCTAAGAGCGGACTAACAAGACTCTTAGAGTTAGATGAGCGGTTTTACACGTTGTCGCCGGACGTCTTAGTTGCCATCGTCAAAGCGTTTAATCTCCAAAGACAAGCTGCTACTACCAGTGGACGAGACTTACTTAGCGGCCACGCCTATTATGAATTTGGATTGTTCAAAGGGTTCAGTTTCTGGTTCGCGGAGCAAGTCGCACGAGAGTACACGGATTCGAGCTTTCGCTTGCTTGGTTTTGATTCATTCGAGGGATTGCCACAGCCGCAACTCGAGGTGGAAGCGAAGAGCTTTCGCGAAGGTGATTTTCGAGGGACATATGAAGTTGTAACCGGGAATCTACACAGATGGAAAACGGATTTTAGCAGGATACAATTACACAAGGGATTCTATTCGGATCGCCTTTTTGAT harbors:
- a CDS encoding glycosyltransferase, with the protein product MPNSIEHSTDKRSARILVVSSRGFNLAAASCGCYEFEDLICDVDDADLFAPVNTHNLMRKIYRLTKYIGRSDRLAAKITPYPKEFVIDSEYDLLLVIVHTAWDMQLINLIQGWQEKCRYKACLLSEFHGTGLNDWRLLQEPFHNFDIIFSCMYLCNDKLSKAIDRPVIYLPGGADTLKFCPYPNPPGRLIDVIALGRRPPEVHRSLLEQAQKSNFFYYYDTVKKQALEIDNPREHRMMLASLMKRTRFSINYFAKFNEPVFTQNSQEIGFRYFEGAAAGTIMLGMPPANEMFPKYFDWEDVVIEVPADSQDIIAKIAELDAEPGKLAAMRRRNVANSLLKHDWVYRWQTILAAFNLTPRPATIDREQRLQELATEVERSAVEI
- the rfbG gene encoding CDP-glucose 4,6-dehydratase, translated to MDTTFWHGKRVLLTGHTGFKGSWLSLWLQSVGVDLWGYALQPPTSPSLFEVANVAGGMTSNIGDICDLQHLKQVIAECRPEIAIHMAAQSVVKSSYVDPVLTYNTNVMGTVNLFEAIRQVGGVRAVLNITSDKCYENREWVWGYRENDPLGGYDPYSSSKACAELVTTAYRNSFFNPSDYATHGVAIASARAGNVIGGGDWTPDGLVSDIVKSLLVDKPVVIRNPMATRPWQHVLDALNGYLTLAEHLYDKGPAFAEAWNFGPYESDVQPVGWLVDRLLAQWGANSTWEQDRAHQPHEANALSLDCAKARMKLGWKPQLSLDAALAQIIDWTKSYQAGDDMQQVTRASIYEFMNR
- a CDS encoding TylF/MycF/NovP-related O-methyltransferase; amino-acid sequence: MNSSFKSFVKSIPPLHKLLRGAKSGLTRLLELDERFYTLSPDVLVAIVKAFNLQRQAATTSGRDLLSGHAYYEFGLFKGFSFWFAEQVAREYTDSSFRLLGFDSFEGLPQPQLEVEAKSFREGDFRGTYEVVTGNLHRWKTDFSRIQLHKGFYSDRLFDELRKNEQFPSASIVLIDVDLYESCVPVLEFIKPYLVEGTILLFDDYNQMGPDDNSGERRALIEFESRNPGFEKEYLWDYGWEGVAFRVVSV